One segment of Porticoccus hydrocarbonoclasticus MCTG13d DNA contains the following:
- the rpsM gene encoding 30S ribosomal protein S13 produces the protein MARIAGVNIPDNKHAVISLTYVFGIGRSSARAICAQVGIAEDVKISDLSDEQMDAVRNAVGDHTVEGDLRREVSMSIKRLMDLACYRGLRHRRGLPLRGQRTKTNARTRKGPRKPIKR, from the coding sequence ATGGCCCGTATTGCCGGTGTCAACATCCCAGATAATAAACATGCGGTGATTTCACTTACCTATGTTTTCGGGATTGGTCGCAGTTCAGCCCGTGCCATTTGTGCCCAGGTTGGTATTGCCGAGGACGTTAAGATTTCCGATTTGAGCGATGAGCAGATGGACGCTGTCCGTAATGCTGTTGGCGATCATACAGTTGAAGGTGATCTGCGTCGCGAAGTCAGCATGAGCATCAAGCGTTTGATGGACCTGGCCTGTTATAGAGGTCTCCGTCACCGCCGTGGTCTGCCGCTGCGCGGTCAACGCACCAAAACGAATGCGCGTACCCGTAAAGGCCCTCGCAAGCCCATCAAGCGATAG
- the rpmJ gene encoding 50S ribosomal protein L36, protein MKVRASVKKMCRNCKVVKRKSVVRVICSAEPRHKQRQG, encoded by the coding sequence ATGAAAGTGCGTGCTTCGGTAAAAAAAATGTGCCGCAACTGCAAGGTTGTTAAGCGCAAGAGTGTTGTGAGAGTGATTTGTAGTGCAGAACCCCGCCATAAACAACGGCAGGGTTAG
- the secY gene encoding preprotein translocase subunit SecY yields MAKPGNMPQGNTKGLGELWARLRFLFVALVIYRIGTHIPVPGIDPDRLADLFSQNQGTIIGMFNMFSGGALERMSILALGIMPYISASIIMQLLTAVTPSLEQLKKEGDAGRRKINQYTRYGTVLLATVQAIGMSVGLAGQGLAFSADFSFYFIAVVSLVTGAVFMMWLGEQITERGVGNGISMLIFAGIAAGIPSAIGQAFESSRQGELHILALLVVGVLAIAVVYFVVFVERGQRRITVNYAQRQPGRGPAQTSHLPLKVNMAGVIPAIFASSILLFPASIAQWFGQGADSPDWLQDVALFLGPGQPLHVLLFAGLIIFFCFFYSALMFNPKEMADNLKRGGAFLPGIRPGEQTARYIDGVMTKLTLVGGLYMAAVCLLPQFLNIYFNVPFYLGGTSLLIVVVVTMDFMAQVQSHLMSRQYESLMKKSNLKGFGSGIR; encoded by the coding sequence ATGGCAAAACCCGGAAACATGCCGCAGGGCAATACTAAAGGTTTGGGCGAGCTTTGGGCTCGCCTTCGCTTTTTGTTTGTAGCGCTGGTAATTTACCGTATCGGGACTCATATCCCGGTGCCGGGCATAGACCCGGACCGACTGGCTGACCTGTTCAGTCAGAATCAGGGAACAATCATCGGCATGTTCAACATGTTTTCCGGTGGTGCCTTGGAGAGAATGAGTATCCTAGCACTTGGCATCATGCCCTATATTTCGGCATCGATTATCATGCAGTTGTTGACAGCTGTAACGCCGTCGCTGGAGCAGTTAAAAAAAGAGGGTGATGCTGGTCGACGCAAAATTAACCAGTACACGCGTTACGGGACTGTGCTGCTTGCTACTGTTCAGGCTATTGGTATGTCAGTAGGTCTGGCGGGACAAGGGTTGGCTTTTTCCGCAGACTTCAGCTTTTATTTTATTGCTGTAGTATCGCTGGTGACTGGTGCTGTGTTTATGATGTGGCTCGGTGAGCAGATCACGGAGCGGGGCGTTGGAAACGGTATATCGATGCTGATTTTTGCCGGCATTGCAGCAGGCATCCCGTCTGCAATTGGCCAAGCATTTGAATCATCGCGGCAGGGTGAATTGCATATACTCGCCTTGCTGGTCGTAGGCGTTTTGGCAATCGCCGTGGTTTATTTTGTTGTGTTTGTCGAGCGTGGACAGCGCCGCATCACTGTGAACTACGCACAAAGACAACCTGGAAGAGGTCCAGCACAAACCAGCCATCTACCTCTGAAAGTGAATATGGCAGGTGTTATACCGGCAATTTTCGCCAGTAGCATTCTGTTGTTCCCTGCGTCAATTGCGCAATGGTTTGGGCAGGGGGCAGATAGTCCGGATTGGTTGCAGGACGTTGCATTATTTCTCGGGCCAGGCCAGCCGTTGCATGTACTGCTGTTTGCTGGGTTGATTATTTTCTTCTGTTTTTTCTATTCGGCATTGATGTTTAACCCGAAAGAAATGGCGGATAACCTTAAGCGGGGTGGGGCGTTCTTACCTGGTATTCGTCCCGGCGAACAAACTGCGCGTTATATCGACGGTGTCATGACAAAGTTGACCCTGGTCGGTGGTTTGTATATGGCGGCTGTATGCTTGCTGCCGCAATTTTTGAATATTTATTTTAATGTGCCCTTCTATCTGGGTGGCACCTCATTGCTGATTGTTGTCGTTGTTACCATGGATTTCATGGCTCAGGTCCAATCTCATTTGATGTCACGTCAGTATGAATCGCTAATGAAGAAATCGAATCTGAAAGGTTTTGGCAGCGGGATTCGCTAG
- the rplO gene encoding 50S ribosomal protein L15 encodes MRLNTLSPAPGRIKEGKRVGRGIGSGLGKTAGRGHKGQKARSGGSVRPGFEGGQMPLQKRLPKYGFTSRISRVTAEIRLSELNSVSGDLVDIATLRAAGLINASITRAKVFMSGEVDRPVTVKGLRVTKGARAAIEAAGGKVEE; translated from the coding sequence ATGCGTCTGAATACGCTAAGTCCCGCACCAGGCAGAATCAAGGAAGGCAAACGTGTCGGCCGAGGTATTGGCAGTGGCTTGGGTAAAACTGCTGGTCGTGGCCACAAGGGCCAGAAAGCACGTTCCGGTGGAAGTGTTCGCCCGGGTTTTGAAGGCGGACAGATGCCCTTGCAGAAACGTTTGCCGAAGTATGGCTTCACTTCCCGTATTTCCCGCGTTACGGCTGAAATCCGTTTGAGTGAATTGAATAGCGTCTCCGGTGATCTGGTCGACATCGCAACATTGCGTGCTGCAGGTTTGATTAATGCATCAATTACCCGCGCGAAGGTTTTCATGTCCGGTGAAGTGGATCGGCCCGTTACTGTTAAAGGCTTGCGTGTAACCAAAGGTGCTCGTGCTGCGATTGAAGCAGCTGGCGGCAAAGTTGAAGAGTAA
- the rpmD gene encoding 50S ribosomal protein L30 yields the protein MTKAKKIKVTQVRSVHGRLAAHKACVAGLGLRRINHTVEVEDTPSVRGMINKVHYMVKVEGV from the coding sequence ATGACAAAAGCTAAGAAAATCAAGGTTACTCAGGTGCGCAGCGTACATGGCCGACTTGCAGCTCATAAGGCGTGTGTAGCAGGTCTGGGTTTGCGTCGCATCAACCACACTGTAGAGGTCGAAGACACTCCTTCAGTTCGTGGCATGATTAATAAAGTTCACTATATGGTTAAGGTTGAGGGAGTATAG
- the rpsE gene encoding 30S ribosomal protein S5, whose protein sequence is MSRDQRDTSAGEEGLQEKLVEVNRVAKTVKGGRIFGFTALTVVGDGNGKVGFGRGKAREVPQAIQKAMEAARRNMIQVDLKGTTIQYPTKANHGASKVYMQPASDGTGVIAGGAMRAVLEIAGVQNVLAKCYGSTNPVNVVRATFKALQEMSSPETVAAKRGKSVEEILN, encoded by the coding sequence ATGTCTAGAGATCAGAGAGATACGTCAGCCGGTGAAGAAGGGCTGCAGGAAAAACTGGTTGAGGTTAATCGGGTCGCCAAAACTGTAAAAGGTGGTCGGATATTTGGTTTTACTGCGCTGACTGTCGTTGGTGATGGTAACGGCAAAGTTGGATTTGGTCGCGGTAAGGCGCGTGAAGTGCCCCAGGCCATTCAGAAAGCCATGGAGGCTGCTCGTCGCAATATGATTCAGGTGGATTTGAAAGGTACTACTATTCAGTACCCTACCAAGGCCAACCATGGTGCATCCAAAGTCTATATGCAGCCGGCCTCTGATGGTACTGGCGTTATTGCTGGTGGTGCTATGCGCGCGGTGCTGGAAATTGCCGGTGTGCAAAACGTATTGGCAAAATGCTACGGCTCTACCAACCCTGTCAATGTTGTTCGCGCAACATTTAAAGCATTGCAAGAAATGAGTTCACCAGAAACAGTGGCAGCAAAGCGCGGTAAGAGCGTAGAAGAGATACTGAATTAA
- the rplR gene encoding 50S ribosomal protein L18 has product MSDKKQSRLRRARRARCKIQELGANRLCVNRTPRHIYAQVISPCGGLILASASTLDKSLRAGKTGNTDAAKGVGALIAERAKQAGVTQVAFDRSGFKYHGRVKALADAAREAGLEF; this is encoded by the coding sequence ATGAGCGACAAGAAACAATCACGTTTGCGTCGTGCACGTCGTGCCCGCTGCAAGATACAAGAACTGGGCGCGAATCGTCTCTGTGTGAACAGAACGCCGCGTCACATTTATGCGCAAGTTATATCGCCTTGTGGCGGCTTGATTCTGGCCAGTGCTTCAACGCTGGACAAATCACTGCGTGCCGGTAAAACCGGCAATACGGATGCGGCTAAGGGTGTCGGCGCTCTGATTGCAGAACGTGCCAAGCAGGCAGGTGTCACTCAGGTTGCATTTGACCGGAGTGGTTTCAAGTATCACGGACGCGTTAAAGCGTTAGCCGATGCCGCTCGTGAAGCCGGCCTGGAATTCTAA
- the rplF gene encoding 50S ribosomal protein L6: MSRVAKNPVTIPAGVEVKLGTNEISVKSGSKALSLAVNQQVEIKQDDNLLTFAARDGSKQANAMAGTTRSLVNNMVLGVGEGFVKKLQLIGVGYRAQAQGGKINLTLGFSHPVEYQLPDGVSVETPSQTEILLKSADKQLLGQVASEIRAFRPPEPYKGKGVRYADEQVRRKEAKKK, translated from the coding sequence ATGTCTAGAGTTGCAAAAAACCCGGTTACCATACCGGCTGGTGTGGAAGTAAAACTCGGCACTAATGAGATTTCAGTCAAGAGTGGTTCAAAAGCCCTCTCGTTGGCTGTTAATCAACAGGTAGAAATCAAGCAGGACGATAACCTGTTGACCTTTGCTGCGCGTGATGGAAGTAAGCAGGCGAATGCCATGGCCGGAACGACCCGCTCATTGGTCAACAATATGGTTCTGGGTGTTGGTGAGGGTTTCGTCAAAAAGCTACAGCTAATTGGCGTGGGTTATCGTGCCCAGGCGCAGGGTGGCAAAATCAATTTAACGCTGGGCTTTTCCCACCCCGTTGAATATCAACTGCCTGACGGTGTTTCAGTAGAGACACCGAGTCAGACAGAAATTTTATTGAAGTCGGCAGATAAGCAGCTGCTTGGACAGGTAGCATCAGAAATACGTGCTTTCCGTCCACCTGAGCCCTACAAAGGCAAAGGAGTTCGCTATGCGGATGAGCAGGTACGTCGTAAAGAAGCGAAGAAGAAGTAG
- the rpsH gene encoding 30S ribosomal protein S8, with protein sequence MSMQDTLADMLTRIRNAQMSAKKSVTMPSAKLKVAVAQVLKDEGYITDFSVADGAKPELTLVLKYFEGKPVIETITRYSRPGLRQYSGSDKLPSIRAGLGVAIVSTSKGVMTDRAARAAGIGGEVLCTVF encoded by the coding sequence ATGAGTATGCAAGATACCCTGGCAGATATGTTGACCCGCATCCGCAACGCGCAGATGTCGGCAAAAAAATCTGTCACTATGCCGTCCGCCAAATTGAAAGTGGCTGTTGCCCAGGTTTTGAAGGACGAAGGTTATATTACTGATTTCAGTGTTGCGGATGGTGCCAAGCCGGAGTTAACCCTGGTGCTGAAATACTTTGAAGGTAAACCGGTGATCGAAACGATTACCCGTTACAGTAGGCCGGGCCTTCGCCAGTATTCAGGTTCAGACAAACTGCCAAGTATTCGTGCTGGCTTGGGTGTAGCTATCGTCTCCACAAGTAAAGGTGTGATGACTGATCGTGCTGCCCGTGCTGCCGGTATTGGCGGTGAGGTTCTCTGCACAGTTTTCTAA
- the rpsN gene encoding 30S ribosomal protein S14 → MAKTSMIEREKKRARIVAKYAEKRAELKAIISNASLSDEERWDAQVKFQQLPRNASPCRQQRRCRQTGRPHGVYRKFGLCRNKLREAAMRGDVPGLVKASW, encoded by the coding sequence ATGGCAAAGACATCCATGATCGAGCGCGAGAAAAAACGTGCACGTATTGTTGCGAAATACGCTGAAAAGCGTGCCGAGTTGAAAGCAATCATTTCCAATGCCTCGCTTTCTGATGAAGAGCGTTGGGATGCTCAGGTGAAGTTCCAACAATTGCCACGTAATGCCAGCCCTTGCCGTCAGCAGCGTCGTTGTCGTCAAACCGGTCGTCCCCATGGTGTCTATCGTAAATTTGGTCTGTGCCGCAATAAGCTTCGTGAAGCTGCCATGCGCGGAGATGTTCCAGGCCTGGTTAAGGCCAGTTGGTAA